A portion of the Girardinichthys multiradiatus isolate DD_20200921_A chromosome 23, DD_fGirMul_XY1, whole genome shotgun sequence genome contains these proteins:
- the LOC124859776 gene encoding cysteine-rich and transmembrane domain-containing protein 1-like yields MNFEQPPPYSSSGPSAPGYPGQGPPPQGYPPQGFPPQGYPVNMEQPNPSYPNYNAGPMGPGGPYPGPGQPPFQGYPGQPQYAWQGGPPPGPMYGDAPKNTVYVVEDSRRDNTGDTCLTACWTALCCCCLWDMLT; encoded by the exons ATGAATTTCGAGCAGCCCCCTCCCTACTCCAGCAGTGGTCCATCTGCTCCAGGCTACCCAGGCCAGGGACCACCCCCTCAAGGCTACCCACCCCAAGGTTTTCCTCCACAGGGATACCCAGTAAATATGGAACAGCCCAACCCATCCTACCCTAACTACAATGCTGGACCAATGGGCCCTGGAGGTCCCTATCCTGGCCCAGGACAGCCTCCATTCCAGGGATATCCTGGACAGCCGCAGTATGCCTGGCAGGGTGGACCACCTCCTGGACCTATGTATGGGGACGCTCCAAAAAACACAG TGTATGTGGTGGAGGACAGTAGAAGGGACAACACAGGAGACACCTGCCTGACAGCCTGCTGGACAGCACTGTGTTGCTGCTGTCTCTGGGACATGCTGACATAA